In Chromobacterium rhizoryzae, one genomic interval encodes:
- the flgL gene encoding flagellar hook-associated protein FlgL, with amino-acid sequence MRVSSNQYLSTMQLAMQTSNSALAELLQRMSSGDRLLAPSDDPIASVRLLRLQREEAALDQYQQNIGALSSALSKNESILDSISLDIRDAKDLLTAAANNPPVDDLKAMATPLRSLRESLFYSANTKDAEGRYMFSGSKPAVAALAYDAAQPAGSRYSFTGNTDKQQVVVGDGITQASNVTLENMADILNQLDKTIGRLEDPALDNKDPTVAADIRSAMNASDKALEGISSKIAQLGGTQNIMKTLALNHDNVSLSNKQTMTKLGSLDYADAFIQMNGYTMALQASQKAYGRVSQLSLFDVI; translated from the coding sequence ATGCGCGTTTCCAGCAATCAATACCTGTCCACCATGCAATTGGCGATGCAGACCAGCAACTCCGCGCTGGCCGAGCTGCTGCAACGCATGTCCAGCGGCGACCGGCTGCTGGCGCCGTCGGACGACCCCATCGCCAGCGTGCGCCTGTTGCGCTTGCAGCGCGAAGAAGCCGCGCTGGACCAGTACCAGCAAAACATCGGCGCGCTCAGCTCCGCCTTGTCCAAGAACGAATCCATCCTGGACAGCATCAGCCTGGACATCCGCGACGCCAAGGACCTGCTGACCGCGGCCGCCAACAACCCGCCGGTGGACGATCTCAAGGCGATGGCGACGCCGCTGCGCAGCTTGCGCGAAAGCCTGTTCTACTCGGCCAACACCAAGGACGCCGAAGGCCGCTACATGTTCTCCGGCTCCAAGCCGGCGGTGGCCGCCCTCGCTTACGACGCCGCCCAGCCGGCGGGCAGCCGCTACAGCTTCACCGGCAATACCGACAAGCAGCAAGTGGTGGTGGGCGACGGCATTACCCAAGCGTCCAACGTCACCCTGGAAAACATGGCCGACATCCTCAATCAGCTGGACAAAACCATAGGCCGGCTGGAAGACCCAGCGTTGGACAATAAGGATCCGACCGTCGCCGCCGACATCCGCAGCGCGATGAACGCCAGCGACAAGGCGCTGGAAGGCATCTCCAGCAAGATCGCCCAACTGGGCGGCACGCAGAACATCATGAAAACACTGGCCCTCAATCACGACAACGTCAGCCTTTCCAATAAGCAGACCATGACCAAATTGGGCAGCCTGGACTACGCCGACGCCTTCATTCAGATGAACGGCTACACCATGGCGCTGCAGGCCAGCCAAAAAGCGTACGGCCGCGTCAGTCAGCTGTCCCTGTTTGACGTGATTTGA
- a CDS encoding flagellar biosynthesis protein FlgJ, translating into MESKQIQAALAMPADAKDEPAVQPASPEYRRKAGAAAEQFEAQFVREMFKQIRKTTREIAGEDSIFANSINGDMMDFADGAVADQLAKQRVFGVANAILRQLLPEEGGNIHLKNGGAPVASDKQNPGSLPDAQGLAAFAPPLLPLNKR; encoded by the coding sequence ATGGAAAGCAAACAGATACAAGCCGCGCTGGCGATGCCGGCCGACGCCAAGGACGAGCCGGCGGTGCAGCCGGCCTCGCCGGAGTACCGCCGCAAGGCCGGCGCCGCGGCGGAGCAGTTCGAAGCCCAGTTCGTCCGCGAGATGTTCAAGCAGATCCGCAAGACCACGCGCGAAATCGCCGGCGAGGACAGCATCTTCGCCAACTCCATCAACGGCGACATGATGGATTTCGCCGACGGCGCGGTGGCGGACCAACTGGCCAAGCAGCGGGTGTTCGGCGTGGCCAACGCCATCCTGCGTCAGCTGCTGCCGGAAGAGGGTGGCAATATTCACCTTAAGAACGGCGGCGCGCCGGTCGCAAGCGATAAACAGAACCCCGGCTCGCTGCCGGACGCGCAGGGTCTGGCCGCTTTCGCGCCGCCGCTGCTACCGCTGAATAAAAGGTAA
- the flgK gene encoding flagellar hook-associated protein FlgK: MRMIDNALTGAVASQAALNAVSQNIANQMTPGYSRQGVVLTALMPGSGDPYSSGSGVVVNAVRRFNDDFKNLQLWQAASSQGELVAQNPYFGQLEQVMGRDGSSLSAGFDQFFQALSAASLSGDAMRDPVIRSAEALAQRFNNLDKVFGSQLSAIAEQRSATVTQINSSVSNIADLNAKISAGKAIGTNTSGLEDERDRQIDSLSALVEVRVVSQPDGSKNVSLKTGLPLVADTQAATLSNTSQPDGSQVLTLNFSKDKYTLAGDGLGGQLGGLNQYEIQTVRPMRAQVKTLASEMAKRVNDQLALGYDSNGQPGKPLFVYDASGVNGILKTSGITSAELGFSGDPAKPGDNSNLLAVIGLQQQKITMPGVGAVTIGDAYSQMVGKLAVSSKQNKSGLESAKVIRAEAEKSWHNTSGVNRDEEAMDLLEFQKMYQANMKVISVANQLFESTLSIL; this comes from the coding sequence ATGCGCATGATAGACAACGCGCTGACCGGCGCCGTCGCCTCCCAGGCCGCGCTGAACGCCGTCAGCCAGAACATCGCCAACCAGATGACCCCCGGCTACTCGCGCCAGGGCGTGGTGCTGACCGCGCTGATGCCCGGCAGCGGCGACCCGTACAGCTCCGGTTCCGGCGTGGTGGTCAACGCGGTGCGCCGTTTCAACGACGACTTCAAAAACCTGCAGCTGTGGCAGGCGGCGTCCAGCCAGGGCGAACTGGTAGCGCAGAATCCCTACTTCGGTCAGTTGGAACAGGTGATGGGCCGCGACGGCAGCAGCCTGTCCGCCGGTTTCGATCAGTTCTTCCAGGCGCTCAGCGCCGCCAGCCTGTCCGGCGACGCGATGCGCGACCCGGTGATCCGCAGCGCCGAAGCGCTGGCGCAGCGCTTCAACAACCTGGACAAGGTGTTCGGCTCTCAACTGAGCGCCATCGCCGAGCAGCGCTCCGCCACCGTCACCCAGATCAACAGCTCGGTGTCCAATATCGCCGACCTCAACGCCAAGATCTCGGCCGGCAAGGCCATCGGCACCAATACCTCCGGCCTGGAAGACGAGCGCGACCGTCAGATCGATTCGCTGTCCGCCCTGGTGGAAGTGCGCGTGGTGTCGCAGCCGGACGGCAGCAAGAACGTCAGCCTCAAGACCGGCCTGCCGCTGGTGGCGGACACCCAGGCGGCCACGCTGAGCAATACCAGCCAGCCGGACGGCAGCCAGGTGCTGACGCTGAACTTCTCCAAGGACAAATACACCCTGGCCGGCGACGGTCTGGGCGGCCAGCTGGGCGGGCTCAATCAATACGAAATCCAGACCGTGCGCCCGATGCGCGCGCAGGTGAAAACCCTGGCCAGCGAAATGGCGAAGCGCGTCAACGATCAATTGGCGCTGGGCTACGACAGCAACGGCCAGCCGGGCAAGCCGCTATTCGTCTACGACGCCTCCGGCGTCAACGGCATCCTGAAAACCAGCGGCATCACCTCAGCCGAGCTGGGCTTCTCCGGCGATCCGGCCAAGCCCGGCGACAATAGCAATCTGCTGGCGGTGATCGGCCTGCAGCAGCAGAAAATCACCATGCCCGGCGTCGGCGCCGTCACCATAGGCGACGCCTACTCGCAAATGGTGGGCAAGCTGGCGGTCAGCAGCAAGCAGAACAAATCCGGTCTGGAAAGCGCCAAGGTGATTCGCGCCGAAGCGGAAAAGAGCTGGCACAACACAAGCGGCGTCAATCGCGACGAAGAAGCGATGGACCTGCTGGAGTTCCAGAAAATGTACCAGGCCAATATGAAGGTGATCAGCGTGGCGAACCAGCTGTTCGAAAGCACCTTGTCCATCTTGTAA